aagCAATCAAACCTaataatcaataccgtatattttataaagagtaaGGCAATCTGACatattaatacatgttaattgtccataaatgacaattaattctgATCGGTATaattcatatagtacaattttaatcaaaatttaaccttgtaaaatataaattaatgttaattttaattaaatttaacttaaataaaataaaaattaagtttttattttttgtggatAATGGATATCCGCgagtacggatagtataatacccgcactcgacccgtttataagcggatattaaaatacttgCTATCCGCGGGTTTCGGATAGTAAATATCCACAGGTATCAACTATCCGCCGTAGATTTTATCGGCAGATATCCGCGTgcataaatttttttgtcattcataGATGCAAGAATAGAGCGGCAACAGGATCATAGACAAAAAATCTGTGACCGTGGTAAATcgataattgaaagaaaaatgtgatgGGACGACAAagaatataaacataaaaaagacaaTTTATGTAGTTAACTGTACTGTATATAAAGGTTCAATTTTGTAAAACTGAATCacaaaatagtataatttaatttttagtaaaaaatagtttaatttttaaattttaatatagtatagataatttataatttagtgaaattaaattaattgtgcTCAATCCTAATAATTATtctgtaaaatttattttgaaaagaaatttttcatattatactaaaatttattatgacGTAATTTTCTACTATATCGTATAAAGACATAAACCTATTATAATATCTAGAATCATTAGTCATAAAAAGCTATTTCTTatccataaaataataaactaaaattctattaaatatatgattctaaaaataaaagtaaatctaacttttttctttaattgatgtGGTGAAATAAACTTTATATTGAGAATTTTGTTCTTATAAAGTGTATTTAAATGTATCTTCCATCACCAAAAGCATAGCTTACCACTGAACcatatttctctttttcgttATAATAATATTTCGACACAAACTTTCTTTATCACATTTAcatggattattttttttattaatttgttatttatttgttattgtattaatatattataaattcagtAATAAAAAGAAGAGATGTATGTCAAAGTATTGTCAAATAACCCTAATTAAGTTCAGCTAAATCAACCAAGGTAAACAATGTATACATTTCTAGAACAAATATAACATTGCCACATTTTTCCATCATAAAACTTTACATTCatcaaacacaataaaattCAGCACCATAAAAGTCTAAGCTAACCAGACTTTCCACCAAAACGTTCAAAGAGGTTAATAAGCTCTTCCAGATGATCCTCAAACACTTCTATTTCCTCCTCCTGCTGACCACCATCAAGTAACTCTGTGGCCTTAGTTATTGCAGAACTGATCTTTTTCCTGTCTTCTGAGCAAACTTTTGAACTGTAATTCTCTTTTTCCAAAGCTTTCTTTATCTTGTAAGCATAGTCATCAATTTTATTCATTGTTTTGGCCTTCCTAAGGAATTTCATATCTTTAGCTTTGTATACCTCTGCTTCTTGAATCATTCTATTAATTTCTTCCGTTGGCAATCGTTCTATGTCATTGGTTATGATGATCTTATTGCTGATGCCAGTTGTTTCTTCCTTAGCAGAGACAGATAGTATACCGTTTTCATCTATGGCAAAGCACACATCAAAAGGATGGCCCCTAGGAGCTTTAGGAAAGCCAGAAAGATTGAAAGAGCTCAACAAATTGTTATCACTGGATCTTGTTCTCTCACCCTCATAAACCTTTATTCGAACAGATGATACGTTATCTGCACTAGTAAAATATGTATGTGTCCTCTTTACAGGAATAGTAGTATTCCTTGGAATCATTACACTCATGATATCTCCCTTTATATTAATACCAAGTGATAACGGTATTACATCCAGCAACACCACGTCAGGAACATTCTTAATACCTACACTCAACAAAGCAGCCTGCACAGCAGCACCATAGGCTACAGCTTCATCAGGGTTTATGCTTTTGCACAGATCCTTACCCTCAAAGAAATCTTGCAATAATTCTTGCACTTTGGGAATCCTAGAAGACCCACCAACAAGAACAATATCATGCATACTTCTCTTGTCCATTTTTGCATCAGCAAGACACCTATCTACTGTCTCCATACACTGTTTAAAGAGCTCCATGTTGATTTCCTCAAATCTTGCACGAGTGATNGAAGAACAAAAGTCAATGCCATTAGATAAACCATCTACCTCAATTCTGGCACTGACAGCATGTGACAGTGTCCTTTTGGCCCTCTCACAGGCACTTCTCAACCTCCTTAATGCTTTAGGATTTCCACTAATGTccactttcttttccttctttattttCTCCAGAAAGTAGTTCACCATTCTGTTATCAATGTCCTCTCCTCCAAGGTGAGTGTTTCCCGCTGTTGCCTTAACTTCAAAGATCTTACCCTTAATCGTTAGGATAGAAACATCAAAAGTACCACCACCAAgatcaaaaatgaaaatgtttctCTCTCCAACACAATTATTAATCCTTCTGTCAAGACCATATGCAATAGCTGCAGCAGTTGGTTCGTTGATTATCCGTATGATGTTAAGGCCAGCAATGGTTCCAGCATCTATGGTAGACTTACNNNNNNNNNNNNNNNNNNNNNNNNNNNNNNNNNNNNNNNNNNNNNNNNNNNNNNNNNNNNNNNNNNNNNNNNNNNNNNNNNNNNNNNNNNNNNNNNNNNNNNNNNNNNNNNNNNNNNNNNNNNNNNNNNNNNNNNNNNNNNNNNNNNNNNNNNNNNNNN
Above is a genomic segment from Vigna radiata var. radiata cultivar VC1973A chromosome 10, Vradiata_ver6, whole genome shotgun sequence containing:
- the LOC106774801 gene encoding probable mediator of RNA polymerase II transcription subunit 37c; the protein is MPLAKSTIDAGTIAGLNIIRIINEPTAAAIAYGLDRRINNCGKIFEVKATAGNTHLGGEDIDNRMVNYFLEKIKKEKKVDISGNPKALRRLRSACERAKRTLSHAVSARIEVDGLSNGIDFCSSITRARFEEINMELFKQCMETVDRCLADAKMDKRSMHDIVLVGGSSRIPKVQELLQDFFEGKDLCKSINPDEAVAYGAAVQAALLSVGIKNVPDVVLLDVIPLSLGINIKGDIMSVMIPRNTTIPVKRTHTYFTSADNVSSVRIKVYEGERTRSSDNNLLSSFNLSGFPKAPRGHPFDVCFAIDENGILSVSAKEETTGISNKIIITNDIERLPTEEINRMIQEAEVYKAKDMKFLRKAKTMNKIDDYAYKIKKALEKENYSSKVCSEDRKKISSAITKATELLDGGQQEEEIEVFEDHLEELINLFERFGGKSG